In the Anastrepha obliqua isolate idAnaObli1 chromosome 1, idAnaObli1_1.0, whole genome shotgun sequence genome, one interval contains:
- the LOC129249249 gene encoding cyclin G isoform X1: MSVPVRYSAAANYAVVESGLSNTLQEEEQYHQYQQQQQQQQQHQQQLYCQFVANANVNVNANANIIHSNNNNNSLGLGECSNYVNGFEVQQQLMQQRSSIASSVSPTTGLPANSNINISNHHRNIVINNNQISASNMDNLNINNINVLQEKEDHLHNMHHASQYQQQQQHFDNHLAMSAEMSTCEQSELSSSSGVSLGGGVVTVAEGTNSAMLGASTSATAAVAAANGSGSAEMHAVDVDVDEWRMSDEGRYGTPGAAGLEYQKYELEQQQQQQESPANMMNQPMESSLMDNENRNMKKNTNDNMKNNNKKNNTVNSDANNSTDSPNSTKKENELIGLSSEELYRMLNEYNVLQDKYHTILLLPRESKREVTAGGRDGSAYVLRCLKMWYELPSDVLFLAMSLVDRFLDRMAVKPKHMACMSVASFYLAIKQQGLKPIPADELATISQVNLSKCGCTAGDLERMADVIANKLGVQMGTTPVTAVTILRVFYALFRNLAKSICEEFYEFYLRMIKLEDLENRLENLLCDVKTTVVTPSTLALILMCLHLDFHIKASYKRHRPELKPVFEFILSLQEYLGIPDQVFTCGFTIVSDILSHYNGQNKQPYKQRLVWKLSSRTLKVLRPTNRFSTDLPTIDEGQTIAMDEGCCRSRTESISSEEEEDWPTSPIIPIFEQC; the protein is encoded by the exons ATGTCTGTCCCTGTACGCTACTCTGCTGCCGCCAATTACGCCGTCGTTGAAAGTGGTTTGTCAAATACTCTACAAGAAGAAGAGCAATACCACCAAtaccaacagcaacagcaacaacaacagcaacatcaacaacagTTGTATTGCCAGTTTGTCGCCAACGCCAACGTCAACGTGAACGCCAACGCTAATATCATccatagcaataacaacaacaacagtttaGGTTTGGGTGAGTGCAGCAACTACGTTAACGGCTTTGAGGTACAGCAGCAGTTGATGCAGCAGCGGTCATCGATTGCGTCGTCGGTTTCGCCAACAACTGGATTACCCGCCAACAGCAACATCAACATCAGCAACCACCACCGCAACATCGTCATCAACAATAATCAGATTTCAGCTTCAAACATGGACAACTTGAACATAAATAATATCAATGTCCTGCAGGAGAAGGAAGATCATCTTCATAATATGCATCATGCATCAcaatatcaacaacaacaacaacatttcgaTAATCATTTGGCAATGAGCGCTGAAATGTCGACATGCGAGCAATCGGAATTGTCGTCGTCGAGTGGCGTATCGTTGGGCGGTGGAGTGGTAACGGTGGCGGAAGGTACGAATTCAGCTATGTTGGGAGCGTCAACGTCAGCGACGGCGGCGGTGGCAGCGGCGAATGGAAGCGGCAGTGCAGAAATGCATGCCGTGGATGTAGATGTGGATGAGTGGAGGATGTCTGACGAGGGCCGGTATGGGACACCGGGTGCTGCTGGCTTGGAATATCAAAAATATGagctagaacaacaacaacaacaacaagaatcaCCTGCTAACATGATGAACCAACCAATGGAGTCTTCGTTAATGGACAATGAGAATAGGAATATGAAGAAGAACACCAACGAcaatatgaaaaataacaacaagaagAACAACACTGTCAACAGCGATGCCAATAACTCCACTGACTCTCCGAATTCGACAAAGAAGGAGAACGAACTGATTGGTTTATCGTCGGAGGAGTTGTATCGTATGTTGAACGAGTACAATGTGTTGCAGGATAAATACCACACTATATTGTTGCTGCCCAGAGAATCCAAG CGTGAAGTGACAGCCGGTGGACGTGATGGCTCCGCGTATGTTTTACGTTGCCTTAAAATGTGGTATGAGCTGCCCTCCGATGTATTATTCTTAGCGATGAGCCTTGTGGATCGCTTCCTCGACCGCATGGCCGTGAAGCCGAAGCATATGGCTTGCATGAGTGTCGCATCGTTCTACTTGGCTATCAAGCAGCAGGGATTGAAACCAATACCTGCCGATGAGTTAGCAACTATTTCTCAGGTAAATCTCAGCAAA TGTGGTTGCACTGCCGGTGATTTAGAGCGTATGGCCGATGTTATTGCTAATAAACTGGGTGTCCAAATGGGCACCACACCGGTCACTGCCGTCACCATTCTGCGCGTTTTTTACGCACTTTTCCGCAACTTGGCCAAGAGCATATGCGAGGAATTCTATGAATTCTATCTGCGTATGATCAAATTGGAAGATTTAGAAAATCGTTTGGAGAATTTGCTATGTGATGTTAAAACTACTGTCGTCACGCCATCAACATTGGCATTGATACTGATGTGTCTACATTTGGATTTCCACATCAAGGCGTCTTACAAACGTCATCGGCCCGAGTTAAAGCCCGTATTTGAGTTTATACTGTCTCTCCAGGAGTATTTGGGT ATTCCCGATCAGGTATTCACATGCGGCTTCACCATTGTGTCCGACATTTTGTCGCACTATAATGGCCAGAACAAGCAGCCGTACAAACAACGTCTAGTTTGGAAATTATCCAGTCGTACACTGAAAGTGCTGCGCCCAACCAATCGTTTCTCAACCGACCTACCCACCATCGATGAAGGCCAAACGATTGCCATGGATGAAGGCTGTTGTCGCTCAAG
- the LOC129249249 gene encoding cyclin G isoform X2, producing the protein MSVPVRYSAAANYAVVESGLSNTLQEEEQYHQYQQQQQQQQQHQQQLYCQFVANANVNVNANANIIHSNNNNNSLGLGECSNYVNGFEVQQQLMQQRSSIASSVSPTTGLPANSNINISNHHRNIVINNNQISASNMDNLNINNINVLQEKEDHLHNMHHASQYQQQQQHFDNHLAMSAEMSTCEQSELSSSSGVSLGGGVVTVAEGTNSAMLGASTSATAAVAAANGSGSAEMHAVDVDVDEWRMSDEGRYGTPGAAGLEYQKYELEQQQQQQESPANMMNQPMESSLMDNENRNMKKNTNDNMKNNNKKNNTVNSDANNSTDSPNSTKKENELIGLSSEELYRMLNEYNVLQDKYHTILLLPRESKREVTAGGRDGSAYVLRCLKMWYELPSDVLFLAMSLVDRFLDRMAVKPKHMACMSVASFYLAIKQQGLKPIPADELATISQCGCTAGDLERMADVIANKLGVQMGTTPVTAVTILRVFYALFRNLAKSICEEFYEFYLRMIKLEDLENRLENLLCDVKTTVVTPSTLALILMCLHLDFHIKASYKRHRPELKPVFEFILSLQEYLGIPDQVFTCGFTIVSDILSHYNGQNKQPYKQRLVWKLSSRTLKVLRPTNRFSTDLPTIDEGQTIAMDEGCCRSRTESISSEEEEDWPTSPIIPIFEQC; encoded by the exons ATGTCTGTCCCTGTACGCTACTCTGCTGCCGCCAATTACGCCGTCGTTGAAAGTGGTTTGTCAAATACTCTACAAGAAGAAGAGCAATACCACCAAtaccaacagcaacagcaacaacaacagcaacatcaacaacagTTGTATTGCCAGTTTGTCGCCAACGCCAACGTCAACGTGAACGCCAACGCTAATATCATccatagcaataacaacaacaacagtttaGGTTTGGGTGAGTGCAGCAACTACGTTAACGGCTTTGAGGTACAGCAGCAGTTGATGCAGCAGCGGTCATCGATTGCGTCGTCGGTTTCGCCAACAACTGGATTACCCGCCAACAGCAACATCAACATCAGCAACCACCACCGCAACATCGTCATCAACAATAATCAGATTTCAGCTTCAAACATGGACAACTTGAACATAAATAATATCAATGTCCTGCAGGAGAAGGAAGATCATCTTCATAATATGCATCATGCATCAcaatatcaacaacaacaacaacatttcgaTAATCATTTGGCAATGAGCGCTGAAATGTCGACATGCGAGCAATCGGAATTGTCGTCGTCGAGTGGCGTATCGTTGGGCGGTGGAGTGGTAACGGTGGCGGAAGGTACGAATTCAGCTATGTTGGGAGCGTCAACGTCAGCGACGGCGGCGGTGGCAGCGGCGAATGGAAGCGGCAGTGCAGAAATGCATGCCGTGGATGTAGATGTGGATGAGTGGAGGATGTCTGACGAGGGCCGGTATGGGACACCGGGTGCTGCTGGCTTGGAATATCAAAAATATGagctagaacaacaacaacaacaacaagaatcaCCTGCTAACATGATGAACCAACCAATGGAGTCTTCGTTAATGGACAATGAGAATAGGAATATGAAGAAGAACACCAACGAcaatatgaaaaataacaacaagaagAACAACACTGTCAACAGCGATGCCAATAACTCCACTGACTCTCCGAATTCGACAAAGAAGGAGAACGAACTGATTGGTTTATCGTCGGAGGAGTTGTATCGTATGTTGAACGAGTACAATGTGTTGCAGGATAAATACCACACTATATTGTTGCTGCCCAGAGAATCCAAG CGTGAAGTGACAGCCGGTGGACGTGATGGCTCCGCGTATGTTTTACGTTGCCTTAAAATGTGGTATGAGCTGCCCTCCGATGTATTATTCTTAGCGATGAGCCTTGTGGATCGCTTCCTCGACCGCATGGCCGTGAAGCCGAAGCATATGGCTTGCATGAGTGTCGCATCGTTCTACTTGGCTATCAAGCAGCAGGGATTGAAACCAATACCTGCCGATGAGTTAGCAACTATTTCTCAG TGTGGTTGCACTGCCGGTGATTTAGAGCGTATGGCCGATGTTATTGCTAATAAACTGGGTGTCCAAATGGGCACCACACCGGTCACTGCCGTCACCATTCTGCGCGTTTTTTACGCACTTTTCCGCAACTTGGCCAAGAGCATATGCGAGGAATTCTATGAATTCTATCTGCGTATGATCAAATTGGAAGATTTAGAAAATCGTTTGGAGAATTTGCTATGTGATGTTAAAACTACTGTCGTCACGCCATCAACATTGGCATTGATACTGATGTGTCTACATTTGGATTTCCACATCAAGGCGTCTTACAAACGTCATCGGCCCGAGTTAAAGCCCGTATTTGAGTTTATACTGTCTCTCCAGGAGTATTTGGGT ATTCCCGATCAGGTATTCACATGCGGCTTCACCATTGTGTCCGACATTTTGTCGCACTATAATGGCCAGAACAAGCAGCCGTACAAACAACGTCTAGTTTGGAAATTATCCAGTCGTACACTGAAAGTGCTGCGCCCAACCAATCGTTTCTCAACCGACCTACCCACCATCGATGAAGGCCAAACGATTGCCATGGATGAAGGCTGTTGTCGCTCAAG